In a single window of the Leptospira wolffii serovar Khorat str. Khorat-H2 genome:
- a CDS encoding response regulator — protein MGTKVLAVDDSATMRSLVQQTLGMGGYDVILASDGKDGIEKFGTETVDLVITDINMPVMDGITFIRELRKRDQNIPILTLTTESEDGMKQKGAEAGANGWIIKPFRPAQFLDIIKQVLQ, from the coding sequence ATGGGAACAAAGGTTTTAGCCGTCGACGATTCGGCGACAATGAGGAGTTTGGTCCAACAAACTCTAGGTATGGGCGGATACGACGTTATTCTCGCTTCCGATGGAAAGGACGGTATCGAGAAATTCGGTACGGAGACGGTGGACTTGGTTATCACGGATATCAATATGCCGGTGATGGACGGGATTACTTTTATCAGGGAACTTAGAAAAAGAGATCAGAATATACCGATTTTAACTCTTACGACCGAATCCGAAGACGGGATGAAGCAAAAAGGAGCCGAAGCCGGAGCGAACGGCTGGATTATAAAGCCGTTCAGGCCCGCTCAATTTCTAGATATCATAAAACAGGTTCTGCAATAG
- a CDS encoding methyl-accepting chemotaxis protein: MLGFVSQSKARESEKKQMSVSVTDQERVMKEGSTLVSMTDLKGKVTYANKEFLEIAGLTEEELVGKPHNVVRHPDIPRSVFKDFWDTIQSGRPWRGIVKNRSKNGDHYWVDANVAPRVENGSIVGFMSVRRAPNRAQVESASKLYADIINGKKTLTPTNIRKISVRFKLYSYIAFNAIAVLGISYLSYIGIEKLFLASASALFSAVQIILGIYYTNYVLRPIKEASKVANRIASGDLSVNIAHNRNDEIGELEKSILNMLINTAALIARLKENGDTLFQSSRDLSAASLNLSSGIEQMSQQSQAIAAAATEMNQNLNVVSSSIEEMSVSVAEVAKKAADSAKIAREANTTAIDTGEVVKELGENAKEIGNVIESISNIAAQTKLLALNAAIEAAGAGDAGKGFAVVASEVKELARQSAESSEEIKSKISAIQKSTEKVIESIGKITSVIAEVNQISGSIASAVEEQSITTKEIASNVSQTSLTSNEVTKNINGISTASLDGAKEASGVSKLSQSLQDLAAGLTMLVSQFKISNTGTN; encoded by the coding sequence ATGTTAGGCTTCGTATCGCAAAGTAAAGCTAGAGAAAGCGAAAAAAAGCAAATGTCGGTGAGCGTAACCGACCAAGAAAGGGTGATGAAAGAAGGGTCGACTCTCGTCTCCATGACGGACCTGAAAGGTAAGGTGACTTACGCAAATAAGGAGTTTTTGGAGATCGCCGGGCTTACGGAAGAAGAACTCGTAGGAAAGCCGCATAATGTGGTGCGTCACCCGGACATTCCTCGCAGCGTATTTAAGGACTTTTGGGATACCATCCAAAGTGGAAGACCCTGGAGAGGAATCGTCAAAAACCGATCGAAAAACGGGGACCATTATTGGGTGGATGCGAACGTTGCTCCTAGAGTGGAAAACGGCAGTATTGTAGGATTTATGTCTGTAAGACGGGCTCCTAATCGGGCTCAGGTAGAGTCCGCATCTAAGCTTTATGCGGACATTATCAACGGCAAAAAGACTCTTACGCCTACGAACATTCGGAAAATATCCGTTCGATTCAAGCTCTATTCGTATATAGCATTCAACGCAATCGCTGTTCTCGGCATTTCCTATTTGAGTTATATCGGAATCGAAAAGCTTTTCCTGGCATCGGCCTCCGCTCTTTTCTCGGCCGTGCAAATAATATTAGGTATTTATTATACGAATTACGTTCTTCGCCCGATCAAAGAGGCTTCGAAAGTGGCGAATCGTATCGCATCGGGAGATCTCTCCGTAAATATCGCCCATAACCGAAACGACGAAATCGGCGAATTGGAGAAATCGATCCTGAATATGCTCATTAATACCGCGGCATTGATCGCTAGATTGAAGGAAAATGGGGACACTTTATTCCAATCTTCTAGGGATTTGTCCGCGGCGAGTTTGAATCTTTCCTCGGGTATTGAGCAGATGTCCCAACAGTCGCAAGCGATAGCGGCTGCTGCGACCGAGATGAACCAGAATCTAAACGTGGTATCCAGTTCGATCGAAGAGATGTCCGTCTCCGTGGCCGAAGTCGCCAAGAAAGCGGCCGATTCTGCAAAAATCGCGAGAGAAGCGAACACTACAGCCATCGACACCGGAGAAGTAGTAAAAGAATTGGGGGAGAATGCGAAGGAGATCGGAAACGTGATCGAAAGCATTTCTAATATAGCCGCCCAAACTAAGCTTCTCGCCTTGAACGCCGCAATCGAAGCGGCAGGAGCGGGCGACGCCGGAAAAGGTTTCGCAGTGGTCGCTTCCGAAGTGAAGGAACTCGCTCGTCAATCCGCGGAGTCTTCCGAGGAGATTAAGAGCAAGATCTCGGCGATCCAGAAAAGTACGGAAAAAGTGATAGAATCCATCGGGAAGATTACCAGTGTGATCGCCGAAGTGAATCAAATCAGCGGAAGTATCGCCTCCGCGGTGGAAGAACAGTCCATTACGACCAAAGAAATAGCGTCTAACGTAAGCCAAACCTCTCTTACTTCCAACGAAGTCACTAAGAATATCAACGGAATTTCCACCGCCTCCCTGGACGGAGCGAAGGAAGCTAGCGGAGTCTCCAAGCTGTCCCAATCCCTACAGGATCTCGCCGCAGGTTTGACTATGTTGGTGAGTCAGTTTAAAATATCGAATACGGGAACGAATTGA
- a CDS encoding sensor histidine kinase, with protein sequence MVETESITEERVRLLDVSSIENASRYSEAYPKDCDIIKASSVEEALEKSFSYSPKIIVFRYRSEEIDIMRFLSIIHKLCANSVFLVFLSEDSSQDFDRLRDWIWGVYPESEIQFILKKEIPKVLEFLRSDSGQKISDIDSESFISELEWLVWKETRKSAEGNYLGRNIIDNLYQTLSQGLGIGSLISRLELAEIFMKKEDQFARIPKQLMSSILENKEHLRERNENLDRFKKLFELKIAKQATPIGEIDSLVQMLVEELGPVAAFKKQTIQHHGFTKDEKELVFAQPDFSLFAIRELFVNALKFSPEGSVICSSFITGRNYIIFRVLNDISVIEGGVTGIPEEFKFRLFEPFFKLNNVFDERFYNLEFGMGMGLNLIQSMARQSESKVTVEEILDDSRFPPERRVAADLRFRICSNESESRISSPV encoded by the coding sequence ATGGTCGAAACCGAATCTATTACGGAAGAAAGAGTAAGGCTCTTGGATGTGTCCTCCATTGAGAATGCGAGTCGGTATTCGGAGGCTTACCCCAAAGATTGCGATATCATAAAAGCTTCTTCCGTCGAAGAGGCATTGGAGAAGAGTTTCAGTTATTCTCCGAAGATAATCGTTTTTAGATATCGTTCCGAAGAGATCGATATCATGAGATTTCTTTCGATCATTCATAAATTATGCGCTAATAGTGTATTCTTGGTCTTTCTGTCGGAAGATTCCTCTCAGGATTTCGATCGGCTCAGGGATTGGATCTGGGGCGTCTATCCCGAGTCGGAGATTCAATTTATACTTAAAAAAGAGATTCCCAAGGTGTTGGAATTCCTACGTTCCGATTCCGGTCAGAAAATCTCTGATATAGACTCCGAAAGCTTTATCTCCGAATTGGAATGGTTGGTTTGGAAGGAGACTCGAAAATCCGCCGAGGGCAATTACCTGGGGAGGAATATTATCGATAACCTTTACCAGACTCTTTCTCAGGGGTTGGGTATCGGCTCCCTGATTTCAAGATTGGAACTTGCAGAAATCTTTATGAAAAAGGAAGATCAGTTCGCAAGAATCCCGAAACAGCTCATGTCCTCGATTTTGGAGAATAAGGAGCATCTTCGGGAAAGAAACGAAAATCTCGATCGCTTTAAGAAATTATTCGAGCTTAAGATCGCTAAACAAGCCACCCCAATCGGAGAAATCGATTCTCTAGTGCAGATGCTTGTGGAGGAATTGGGTCCAGTGGCGGCTTTCAAAAAGCAAACGATCCAACATCACGGCTTTACTAAGGACGAGAAGGAATTGGTCTTTGCGCAGCCGGATTTTTCTCTCTTCGCTATCCGAGAATTATTCGTAAACGCTTTGAAATTCTCTCCGGAAGGATCGGTGATCTGTTCTTCCTTCATTACCGGAAGGAATTATATCATTTTTAGAGTTTTGAACGATATATCCGTGATTGAAGGAGGAGTAACCGGCATCCCCGAAGAGTTTAAGTTCCGACTATTCGAGCCATTCTTCAAATTGAATAACGTATTCGACGAAAGATTCTATAATCTCGAATTCGGTATGGGAATGGGTCTCAATCTTATCCAGAGCATGGCAAGACAGTCCGAAAGTAAGGTAACAGTGGAGGAGATTTTAGACGACTCGCGATTCCCGCCGGAGAGAAGGGTCGCTGCCGATTTAAGATTCCGAATCTGTTCGAACGAATCCGAGAGTAGAATCTCTAGTCCGGTCTAA
- a CDS encoding oxygenase MpaB family protein: MNTSELRALRQETDPVADEIIERYFTESSFDRGKTLLFFDALTKNSDPIPPGLPDYFEKYFYDTEFLPPWADKNKIAQAEGLFETYGPQILMMLCVKSLPMAYSCGDGAQVLLKTGRLVEQNGVVSGVNRRLMETTQFVVSVAQKDGLGPQGKGIRTAQKVRLMHASIRYFLSKGQDWDSSWGKPINQEDMAGTLQSFSSLVVEGLGQSALLLTQQEKDAYVHLWRVVGHFIGVRPDLCPEGYDAAHAFGEAIFTDQRKASDAGKELAQSLIAFMEYMLPGNLFDHLPLFFLQTYLGKDTSIALGLDWPPKNPLGYFLQKIFTDVDSAIDDAQGFGKLASYFATKFLFSMDHFYYGGKRAKFWIPPSLRENWRM, from the coding sequence ATGAATACCAGCGAGTTACGTGCGCTAAGACAGGAAACGGATCCGGTAGCGGACGAGATTATAGAAAGATATTTCACGGAGTCTTCCTTCGATCGGGGAAAGACTCTGCTTTTCTTCGACGCATTGACTAAGAACTCGGATCCGATTCCTCCAGGGCTTCCCGATTATTTCGAAAAATATTTTTATGATACCGAGTTCCTACCTCCTTGGGCGGATAAGAATAAGATCGCACAGGCGGAAGGATTATTCGAGACTTACGGTCCTCAGATTCTGATGATGCTTTGCGTTAAGTCTCTTCCAATGGCTTATTCTTGCGGAGACGGCGCTCAGGTTCTATTGAAAACGGGAAGACTCGTAGAGCAGAATGGAGTTGTATCCGGCGTAAATCGAAGACTGATGGAAACGACCCAGTTCGTGGTCTCCGTTGCCCAGAAAGACGGACTCGGTCCTCAAGGGAAAGGAATACGCACCGCTCAAAAAGTAAGGCTCATGCATGCATCCATACGTTATTTTCTCTCCAAGGGCCAGGATTGGGATTCTAGTTGGGGAAAGCCGATCAACCAAGAGGATATGGCGGGGACTTTGCAATCTTTCTCCAGTCTGGTTGTGGAAGGTCTGGGGCAATCCGCTCTTCTTTTAACCCAGCAGGAAAAGGACGCATACGTTCACTTATGGAGAGTGGTCGGTCATTTCATAGGAGTCAGACCTGATCTTTGTCCGGAAGGTTACGATGCAGCGCATGCTTTCGGAGAAGCGATTTTTACGGATCAGAGAAAGGCTTCGGATGCCGGAAAGGAACTCGCACAATCCTTGATCGCATTTATGGAATATATGCTTCCGGGAAATCTTTTCGATCACCTTCCGTTATTCTTTCTACAAACGTATCTGGGTAAGGATACGAGTATCGCTTTGGGATTGGATTGGCCTCCGAAAAATCCGCTCGGTTATTTTTTACAAAAGATTTTCACGGATGTGGACTCGGCGATAGATGATGCACAAGGATTCGGCAAGTTGGCGTCCTACTTTGCGACTAAGTTTCTATTTTCAATGGATCATTTTTACTACGGGGGAAAACGCGCTAAGTTTTGGATTCCGCCTTCCCTTAGAGAAAACTGGAGGATGTAA
- a CDS encoding CheR family methyltransferase, producing MSDDAAVLMEAIKEITGLSLSEDKTYLLESRLSDLMTDYRLGNFRELSERFRNGSDREFREKVIERVTTHETKFFRDESIFGAILERIIPEILERKKESGTADPVIRIWSAACSTGQEPYSIAIAIREKLPHVFKNIRILGTDIAKDTIEKAKQGIYSAFEIGRGLTDYHLEKYFDEISPSQYKVQQEIASIIEFKQHNLVSDPYPKGFDLILCRNVSYYFELQERIRLFDKIKNSLNADSFLILGSAESITEYSQSFIIREFGLCRFYELNSSNFTLFKKGA from the coding sequence ATGAGTGATGACGCGGCTGTATTGATGGAAGCGATTAAGGAAATCACGGGACTTTCCTTGTCCGAAGATAAGACATACCTTCTGGAAAGCCGCTTATCCGATCTGATGACGGATTATCGATTGGGCAATTTCAGGGAACTGTCGGAAAGATTTCGAAACGGTTCCGATCGAGAATTTAGGGAAAAAGTGATCGAAAGAGTTACGACTCACGAAACGAAGTTCTTCCGCGACGAAAGTATCTTCGGTGCGATTTTGGAAAGGATTATACCCGAGATTCTGGAAAGAAAGAAGGAATCCGGTACGGCCGATCCTGTGATTCGGATTTGGTCGGCCGCGTGCTCGACCGGTCAGGAGCCTTATTCCATAGCGATAGCTATTCGAGAGAAGTTGCCCCATGTATTTAAGAATATTCGGATATTAGGGACCGATATCGCCAAGGATACGATTGAGAAGGCCAAGCAAGGGATTTATTCCGCTTTCGAAATAGGGCGGGGATTGACGGATTATCATTTGGAGAAATACTTCGACGAGATTTCCCCCAGTCAGTACAAGGTCCAACAAGAGATCGCGTCCATAATCGAATTTAAGCAGCATAATCTCGTTTCGGATCCGTATCCGAAGGGATTCGATTTGATTCTTTGTAGAAACGTATCCTATTATTTCGAATTGCAGGAAAGGATTCGACTCTTCGATAAAATTAAGAATTCATTGAATGCGGATAGCTTCCTGATTTTAGGATCCGCGGAGTCCATTACGGAATACTCCCAAAGTTTCATTATACGCGAATTCGGGCTTTGTCGTTTTTACGAATTGAACTCATCCAACTTCACATTATTCAAAAAAGGAGCGTAG
- a CDS encoding DUF1577 domain-containing protein: MARIHFRIPISDESVYATNLRMSGESFESTDSEMPGIVHYTLEKFRSFLPRTPFANAEVGVFKTKLDPKFELVKQSGRTFFIEDTSLAEEYRSEDKRFINYENEISSDLSSAISSYKDQNVKTELIYPIVISNGRNEDISVGYIWVKNEEEGMKKHQLGTLNSLSENIAKEIRKWSDGKTSSRFKIMDLSMGGVRLRIHDDLLTEPLARDKEFVFDLVIRENFPTTIRSTLKWWSKGADGFLELGLEIHKILGEGPEENRFISNVSQLKDELRDSNPSEENETEAKKDTAYKKSGESVYQNDRILCIDSDLQSMKQTSETLSKAGYEVVSASTVAKALGLCLTTFPSLIVVDTHFADVDGIKFLRALRKISPGSMFIVYSSREKKSERLVRYLSWIWAHLEKPDTDERLLESVKEAMDFHARRMSQFHLSTVSEEDLSGEIEWLLWKNYHRNSEQLSLGKNILDNVTHSTAQGLGLSSLLIQLDLAEYSMKMDGEECLIPMQVLDSILENKNVLRDWTEKLAKLRILFNLKMSKEPISSGTISGKISETIQDLEEIAKIKNNKIVFTDRISGSTVLSNLDFFDFALRELLINAMKFSPQNSKINVLVHSKVHSLCISVLNEIAQNEGGITGIPDKLSSQIFEPFSRLNNNYDERFFAVDFGLGIGLHLADHLAVQAGAKLEIKEVTDYSEEIGAKKVSAEISMPLFTVSTNREYNVSNVRTSEISR; encoded by the coding sequence ATGGCGCGAATACATTTTAGAATCCCAATTTCCGACGAATCCGTTTATGCCACGAATTTAAGAATGTCCGGAGAGTCCTTCGAATCGACCGATTCGGAAATGCCAGGAATCGTACATTATACGTTGGAAAAATTCAGATCGTTTCTGCCTCGAACTCCCTTCGCGAATGCGGAAGTCGGAGTATTCAAAACTAAGCTGGATCCGAAATTCGAGTTGGTCAAGCAGAGCGGACGCACATTCTTCATAGAGGATACTTCTCTTGCGGAAGAATATAGAAGTGAAGATAAAAGATTCATAAATTACGAAAATGAGATTAGCTCCGATTTGTCTTCGGCCATTTCTTCCTACAAGGACCAGAACGTTAAGACCGAACTGATTTATCCCATAGTCATTTCCAACGGTAGGAACGAGGATATCAGCGTCGGCTATATCTGGGTAAAGAACGAAGAGGAGGGAATGAAAAAGCACCAATTGGGAACCTTGAACTCCCTATCCGAGAATATCGCTAAAGAGATCCGGAAATGGAGCGATGGAAAGACCTCGTCTAGATTCAAGATTATGGATCTCTCCATGGGAGGAGTTCGTTTGAGAATACACGACGATCTTCTTACGGAGCCTTTGGCCAGGGATAAAGAATTCGTCTTCGATCTAGTCATACGCGAGAATTTCCCGACTACGATACGTTCCACTTTGAAATGGTGGTCCAAAGGAGCTGACGGATTTCTCGAATTAGGTTTAGAAATTCATAAAATACTCGGCGAAGGGCCGGAAGAGAATCGCTTTATCTCCAATGTTTCCCAGTTGAAGGACGAATTGAGGGATTCGAATCCCTCGGAGGAGAACGAAACGGAGGCCAAAAAGGATACCGCTTATAAGAAATCCGGCGAATCCGTCTATCAGAACGACCGTATCTTGTGCATAGATTCTGATTTGCAGTCTATGAAGCAAACGAGTGAGACTTTGAGTAAAGCAGGATACGAAGTCGTTTCCGCGTCCACGGTAGCGAAGGCGTTAGGATTGTGTCTGACGACTTTCCCGTCCTTGATCGTTGTCGACACTCATTTTGCGGATGTGGACGGAATTAAATTTCTTCGCGCACTGCGAAAGATTTCTCCGGGTAGCATGTTTATAGTCTATTCTTCCCGGGAAAAGAAGTCGGAAAGACTCGTAAGATATTTGAGTTGGATTTGGGCCCACTTGGAAAAACCGGATACGGACGAAAGGTTGCTGGAAAGCGTGAAGGAAGCGATGGACTTTCATGCCAGAAGAATGAGCCAATTCCATCTTTCTACCGTAAGCGAAGAGGATCTTTCCGGGGAGATCGAATGGCTCTTGTGGAAGAATTATCACCGAAATTCGGAGCAGCTTTCTCTCGGGAAAAATATTCTGGATAACGTCACTCATAGTACGGCTCAAGGGTTGGGCTTAAGTTCGCTACTCATACAGCTGGATCTTGCGGAATATTCCATGAAGATGGACGGCGAAGAATGCCTGATTCCCATGCAGGTTTTGGATTCTATATTAGAAAATAAAAATGTTTTGCGCGATTGGACGGAGAAGCTTGCCAAGCTAAGGATTCTTTTTAATTTGAAAATGAGCAAGGAACCCATTTCTTCCGGAACGATCTCAGGCAAGATTTCCGAAACGATCCAAGATCTGGAAGAGATCGCGAAAATTAAGAATAATAAAATCGTATTTACCGATAGGATTTCGGGCAGTACCGTTCTATCTAATCTGGATTTCTTCGATTTCGCTTTACGCGAACTATTGATTAACGCGATGAAATTTTCTCCTCAGAATTCCAAAATCAACGTTCTTGTACACAGCAAGGTCCATAGTCTTTGTATTTCGGTCTTGAACGAGATAGCCCAGAACGAAGGAGGAATCACCGGGATTCCGGATAAACTATCATCGCAGATCTTTGAACCCTTTTCTAGATTGAATAATAATTACGATGAGAGATTTTTTGCGGTCGATTTCGGGTTGGGAATAGGTTTGCATCTGGCGGATCATCTCGCCGTTCAGGCCGGAGCTAAATTGGAAATTAAAGAAGTTACGGATTATTCTGAAGAGATCGGAGCCAAGAAAGTTTCGGCGGAAATTTCAATGCCTCTTTTTACGGTTTCTACCAACCGTGAATACAATGTTTCGAACGTAAGGACGAGCGAAATTTCCCGTTAA
- the cheB gene encoding chemotaxis-specific protein-glutamate methyltransferase CheB encodes MELSVEKLKMQGKASVFVVDDSLVYRNLLRNAFGQDSDFRFLGTAIDGKFALPKIEQLRPDFVILDVEMPEMNGLDTLKEIRKRSPDTKVIMLSSLTVEGAKVTLQALELGAIDFISKPGVDSLGESGITEVLESLASKIRSLHFASGSKFVQEEKVEVRRSQPKVGRGEYSICGIGISTGGPIALRELLSNISPDLNGTLVIAQHMPPLFTNYLAESLSSVSKIKVKEVEDGEKLEKSTAYIAQGGKQLEILRGEDGPYARVFSGPEEELCKPSVNILFRSLAKNFADETVAVIMTGMGEDGYLGMNDLRKNGAYLIAQTAESCTVFGMPSRPVKEGIVNDVLNIKSIAEKITLLLSRK; translated from the coding sequence ATGGAACTTTCTGTCGAAAAGTTAAAAATGCAAGGAAAGGCATCCGTATTCGTCGTAGACGATTCTTTAGTTTATCGGAATTTGCTGAGAAACGCATTCGGACAGGATTCCGATTTTCGGTTCTTAGGAACGGCCATAGACGGGAAATTCGCTTTGCCTAAGATTGAACAGTTGCGTCCGGACTTCGTAATACTCGATGTGGAAATGCCCGAGATGAACGGGTTAGATACTTTGAAAGAGATCCGAAAGAGGTCTCCCGATACGAAGGTGATTATGCTGAGCTCCTTAACCGTAGAAGGGGCCAAGGTTACGCTTCAGGCGTTGGAACTGGGGGCGATCGATTTCATTAGCAAACCGGGCGTGGACTCTTTGGGAGAGTCGGGTATAACCGAAGTATTGGAATCTTTAGCGTCTAAGATCCGGAGTCTGCACTTTGCGTCCGGCTCGAAATTCGTACAGGAAGAGAAGGTAGAAGTAAGAAGATCGCAACCGAAGGTAGGAAGAGGAGAATATTCCATTTGCGGGATCGGTATTTCCACAGGGGGACCGATAGCATTGAGGGAATTGCTCTCCAATATTTCTCCCGATTTAAACGGGACATTAGTGATCGCCCAGCATATGCCTCCATTGTTCACCAATTATCTTGCGGAGAGTCTATCTTCGGTATCCAAGATCAAAGTCAAGGAAGTGGAAGACGGAGAAAAATTGGAAAAGTCGACCGCTTATATCGCGCAAGGCGGCAAGCAATTGGAGATATTGAGAGGAGAAGACGGCCCTTATGCAAGAGTATTCTCCGGCCCGGAAGAGGAGCTTTGCAAACCGTCCGTGAACATACTCTTCCGTTCGCTTGCAAAGAATTTCGCCGACGAAACGGTCGCTGTCATCATGACGGGTATGGGAGAAGACGGATATTTAGGCATGAACGATCTCAGAAAAAACGGAGCATACTTGATCGCGCAAACCGCGGAATCATGTACGGTTTTCGGAATGCCTAGTCGACCGGTCAAAGAGGGAATCGTAAACGATGTCCTGAATATCAAGAGCATAGCGGAAAAAATAACATTATTGTTAAGTAGGAAGTAA
- a CDS encoding OmpP1/FadL family transporter, producing MPFCWMNRKSFPIGLLAAISLLAPNLDAVGLFQPAHNARYGGMGGVNLAIGGSPMDIATNPANLGVSNRKEIEFGVSLPYIRTVYKDRFLDSDPNISYQNSESYNVLAPLPYFAVRIPITDNLTYGGGIYIPGGGTGNVSGLTRITPDGQTFNSWSGLNVPSPIGDSKKIQESYSTQFFLVKTTHALSYKIGDFTFALGIEGVYSRQIAYQKFYDITGNIEVPGQGFYYRSKNAFALGGILGANYNITDKFRIAYSYETGTKIPLDGDMQVGSRPGRTGVSASFSVPERHGVGISYGTEKFRIGLDWLYYNYSSYTTTYKQTLASSVFPTPFGATNTIPQNINYHDAWALGLGGEYNYNAWTYRAGIRHNSGVLKSDGTNALQAGIMVQDLVSGGIGYQSGKWKFDFTLLYYLPAKVTGNPSTDWNVNHSIFSISDIRLSEFKHSLKSDIPAILIGASYSFDS from the coding sequence ATGCCTTTTTGCTGGATGAATCGAAAGAGCTTTCCTATCGGCTTGCTTGCCGCAATTTCTTTACTTGCTCCGAATCTGGACGCAGTAGGACTCTTTCAACCGGCGCATAATGCCAGATACGGTGGCATGGGTGGAGTCAATTTAGCGATTGGCGGCTCGCCGATGGATATCGCCACGAATCCTGCAAACTTAGGTGTCTCGAATCGAAAAGAAATAGAGTTCGGAGTCTCTCTTCCCTATATACGCACAGTATACAAGGATAGATTTCTGGATTCGGATCCGAATATCAGCTATCAAAATTCCGAAAGTTATAATGTACTCGCACCTTTACCCTATTTTGCGGTACGGATTCCTATCACGGATAACCTCACGTACGGCGGAGGAATTTATATCCCCGGAGGGGGCACAGGCAATGTATCCGGTCTAACTCGAATCACTCCCGACGGACAAACCTTCAATTCGTGGTCCGGTCTGAACGTACCTAGTCCGATCGGAGACTCCAAGAAAATCCAGGAATCCTATTCCACTCAATTCTTCCTGGTAAAAACCACTCACGCATTGTCCTACAAAATCGGGGATTTTACCTTCGCTTTAGGAATCGAGGGCGTTTATTCCAGACAGATCGCTTACCAAAAGTTCTACGATATCACGGGTAATATCGAAGTACCGGGACAAGGTTTTTATTATCGAAGCAAAAACGCATTCGCCTTGGGAGGAATTTTAGGAGCAAATTATAATATTACGGATAAGTTTCGCATTGCCTATTCTTACGAGACGGGTACTAAAATCCCCTTAGACGGAGATATGCAGGTGGGCTCCAGGCCCGGAAGAACAGGAGTCTCGGCTTCTTTTTCGGTTCCGGAAAGACACGGCGTCGGAATCTCGTACGGAACCGAAAAATTCCGTATCGGATTGGATTGGTTGTATTATAACTATTCCTCCTACACGACCACATATAAGCAGACTCTTGCCTCTTCCGTATTTCCTACTCCTTTCGGAGCAACGAATACGATCCCTCAAAATATAAACTACCATGACGCTTGGGCCCTGGGATTAGGAGGAGAATACAATTACAATGCTTGGACCTATAGAGCCGGTATCCGACACAATTCCGGCGTCTTAAAATCGGACGGGACGAATGCGTTGCAGGCCGGCATCATGGTCCAGGATTTGGTTTCCGGAGGAATCGGTTATCAATCGGGAAAATGGAAATTCGACTTCACTCTTCTATATTATCTTCCCGCTAAGGTTACGGGAAATCCGTCGACCGACTGGAATGTGAATCACTCCATCTTTAGCATCTCCGATATCCGCCTTTCCGAATTCAAACATTCCTTGAAATCGGATATCCCGGCAATTCTGATCGGAGCGAGTTATTCCTTCGATTCTTAA